A single window of Xylocopilactobacillus apicola DNA harbors:
- a CDS encoding FtsX-like permease family protein, with the protein MSFKLALSGIKSRLKDYLVLFSGLMISAAIFYMFQSLASNHEFLKSNTSLQMIVFIFYFGAVLLGIITVVYINYANSFLLAMRQKVYAMYMMLGAKSRKIAQLIFLETITIGLFAVAVGIILGLGLTQVVSKILINQMDLAVTHFTPWNLSAILVTFVFFMVIFALMALRNASKLVRLPILKLLNQAKTPTLLKKNKILWFIEVVVGITLLAIGYWSMFELTELQLKGLGIAIITIVLGSYFVFDALFLAIIQILRNNDKFRLKGLHSFTLGQLSFRVRDLTKLLAMISILFALALGAITVGLSFHQEADDMTNMTSHYDLVMHDPTTKEQKQIRKLNVTDTSVYRYKIIGSKVYWNADDFNRKPYYDVEPNGTYHPIKHPHVTGEQMLKNPEKWLQTLSLYLPAKSMQAKGAFVLDGKYHEIQGKETKLSLYVLEDFMKEKGQLKPLVESNSKKIQLPNPINDSTQKYQAYQVFNSMFSGFEFMGLFLGIAFLAMLASILMFKILSSATSDAKRYQMLDKIGTRKKVLQRSIKAELGVLFLMPGILGIIHVLFGLQMFKVTQLLERPYGNLLVPFTIFLVLYGMYYLITELLYRSIVLVKD; encoded by the coding sequence TTGAGTTTTAAATTAGCATTAAGTGGCATTAAAAGTCGATTAAAAGATTATCTCGTTTTATTTTCAGGTTTAATGATCTCAGCAGCCATTTTTTACATGTTTCAGTCGCTTGCCTCTAATCATGAATTTTTAAAATCAAACACCTCTCTGCAGATGATCGTCTTTATCTTTTATTTTGGAGCCGTCCTTCTAGGCATTATCACGGTAGTTTACATTAACTATGCGAACTCGTTTCTTCTAGCGATGCGGCAAAAAGTGTATGCGATGTACATGATGTTAGGAGCTAAATCACGAAAAATCGCACAGCTGATTTTTCTTGAAACTATAACAATTGGGCTGTTTGCAGTTGCAGTTGGCATTATTTTAGGACTGGGGTTAACCCAAGTTGTCAGTAAAATTTTGATTAATCAGATGGATTTGGCAGTAACTCATTTTACGCCGTGGAATCTTTCAGCAATCCTCGTGACGTTTGTTTTCTTCATGGTAATATTCGCATTAATGGCGCTGCGTAATGCCAGCAAATTAGTTCGCCTGCCAATTTTAAAATTGTTGAACCAAGCAAAGACGCCAACTCTGCTTAAGAAAAATAAAATTTTGTGGTTTATTGAAGTAGTTGTTGGAATCACTCTTTTGGCAATTGGCTACTGGTCGATGTTTGAATTGACGGAATTGCAGTTGAAAGGGCTTGGAATCGCAATTATTACAATTGTCCTTGGCAGCTACTTTGTCTTTGATGCGCTGTTTTTAGCGATTATTCAAATTTTAAGAAACAATGATAAATTTAGGTTAAAAGGTCTGCACAGTTTTACCTTGGGTCAGCTCAGTTTTCGAGTTCGTGATTTAACCAAGCTTTTAGCAATGATCTCAATTTTGTTTGCGTTGGCTTTAGGTGCAATTACGGTAGGTCTAAGTTTTCACCAAGAAGCAGATGATATGACTAACATGACTTCCCATTATGATTTAGTAATGCACGATCCGACAACTAAAGAACAAAAGCAGATCCGCAAATTAAATGTAACGGATACGAGTGTTTATCGTTATAAGATTATCGGCAGCAAGGTGTATTGGAATGCCGATGATTTCAACCGAAAGCCTTATTACGATGTTGAGCCTAATGGAACTTATCATCCGATTAAGCATCCTCATGTCACAGGCGAGCAGATGCTTAAAAATCCAGAGAAGTGGCTCCAAACGCTATCACTTTATTTACCAGCAAAATCCATGCAGGCTAAAGGTGCATTTGTACTAGACGGAAAATATCATGAAATTCAAGGCAAAGAGACGAAACTCAGCCTTTATGTTCTAGAAGATTTCATGAAAGAAAAAGGTCAGTTAAAACCTTTAGTTGAATCAAATTCTAAGAAAATTCAGCTGCCGAATCCGATTAATGATTCCACGCAAAAGTATCAGGCTTATCAAGTGTTTAATAGTATGTTTTCAGGTTTTGAGTTTATGGGTTTATTCTTAGGAATTGCATTTCTTGCCATGTTGGCTTCAATCTTAATGTTCAAAATCCTCTCCAGTGCGACAAGTGATGCTAAGCGTTATCAAATGCTGGACAAAATTGGTACTAGGAAGAAAGTGCTTCAGCGCTCGATTAAAGCAGAGCTCGGTGTTCTCTTCCTCATGCCAGGAATCCTTGGAATCATCCACGTTCTGTTCGGGCTTCAGATGTTTAAAGTGACCCAGCTGTTGGAACGTCCATATGGTAATCTCCTAGTCCCGTTTACGATCTTTTTAGTGCTTTATGGGATGTATTATTTGATTACGGAGCTGTTATATCGCTCAATCGTGTTGGTAAAAGACTAA
- a CDS encoding ABC transporter ATP-binding protein, giving the protein MTNVVEVKEVKKIYGKARGEQTTALKDVSFQVEKGEFIGIMGASGSGKSTLLNILSTLDKPTSGNVQINGHDITGLKGNALADFRAHQIGFIFQDFNLLENLTSEENIALPLSLQGVSPRQIKAMVKMIAQKLSIEEILPKYPTEISGGQKQRVAAARALVTKPAILFGDEPTGALDSNSARELLTTMSSLNFKDQISILLVTHDPFSASFCQRILFIKDGVIFRELKRNQQDRESFYHQILDELGTFND; this is encoded by the coding sequence ATGACAAATGTTGTGGAAGTTAAAGAAGTTAAGAAAATTTATGGTAAAGCGCGTGGTGAACAAACAACCGCCCTTAAAGATGTCAGCTTTCAAGTTGAAAAGGGGGAGTTCATTGGAATTATGGGAGCCTCAGGTTCAGGGAAATCGACGTTATTAAACATTTTATCAACGCTCGATAAGCCAACTTCAGGTAATGTGCAGATTAATGGTCATGACATTACTGGTTTAAAAGGGAATGCGCTGGCAGACTTTCGGGCTCATCAGATTGGTTTTATTTTTCAAGATTTTAATCTCTTAGAAAACCTCACTTCCGAAGAAAATATTGCATTACCGTTATCGTTACAAGGCGTGAGCCCACGTCAAATTAAGGCGATGGTTAAAATGATTGCTCAAAAATTATCAATCGAAGAAATTCTTCCAAAATATCCTACTGAAATCTCAGGCGGACAGAAACAGCGAGTAGCTGCTGCACGGGCACTTGTGACAAAGCCTGCAATTCTTTTTGGTGATGAACCAACAGGAGCACTTGATTCTAACAGTGCTCGTGAGCTATTAACCACCATGTCGAGTCTTAATTTTAAAGATCAGATTTCGATTCTCCTCGTAACGCACGATCCATTTTCTGCGAGCTTTTGTCAAAGAATTCTTTTCATCAAAGATGGAGTAATTTTTCGCGAGCTAAAGCGTAATCAACAAGATCGAGAATCGTTTTACCACCAGATTCTTGATGAACTCGGAACATTTAACGATTAG
- a CDS encoding YbhB/YbcL family Raf kinase inhibitor-like protein, with protein MSNNEFTFECPDLTEGATFPLRYTGRGDNISPEFILHNVAVNAQTIAITLDDIKHPIFKTFNHWLIWNLLVKDRIPGHIPAGKILPELGNAKQGVAYGRHHYAGPKPPRGKQHAYRFTVYVLDSELELKPSARKKDFLKASDPHILQQAELTGLFE; from the coding sequence ATGAGCAATAATGAATTTACTTTCGAATGTCCTGATTTAACAGAAGGAGCAACATTTCCTCTTCGATATACTGGCAGAGGTGATAACATTTCTCCTGAATTTATTCTTCATAACGTTGCGGTGAACGCTCAAACAATCGCAATTACTTTAGATGACATCAAACATCCAATTTTCAAAACCTTCAACCATTGGTTAATTTGGAATCTGCTTGTCAAGGACCGCATTCCCGGACATATTCCTGCTGGTAAAATCCTTCCTGAGCTAGGAAATGCAAAACAAGGAGTTGCTTACGGACGCCACCACTATGCGGGTCCTAAGCCACCACGCGGAAAACAGCACGCTTATCGATTTACAGTTTATGTTCTTGATTCTGAACTCGAATTAAAACCAAGCGCTCGCAAAAAAGACTTTTTAAAAGCAAGTGATCCGCACATTTTGCAACAAGCTGAACTCACCGGCTTATTTGAGTAA
- a CDS encoding helix-turn-helix domain-containing protein, producing MIEITLDMVMLQKKMSSKELAQIIDITPANLSILKNGKAKGIRFSTLEKICEALDCQPGDIIKHVK from the coding sequence ATGATTGAAATAACCTTAGATATGGTGATGCTGCAGAAGAAAATGAGTTCAAAAGAGTTGGCTCAAATAATTGACATCACTCCAGCCAATTTATCGATTTTAAAAAATGGCAAAGCTAAAGGCATTCGTTTTAGCACTTTAGAGAAAATTTGCGAAGCATTGGACTGTCAGCCGGGAGATATTATTAAACATGTGAAATAA
- a CDS encoding DUF2975 domain-containing protein encodes MSKKVNSVLLSVLEIVTYVFSAIFAIATGALLFAGLEMVFDFGSFHTELLEDVLDKSSSTVADVFSLITAFLIVVGFLGVSIFVRRIVRNLKHEIYFTADNLKNIRWIMWDTAAFFFLDLLAKILFNIIHQKSMNISWTELFVVALVFLVIYVIYLVFKRGVELQEDSDSLI; translated from the coding sequence ATGAGCAAAAAAGTTAATTCAGTGCTGTTAAGCGTTTTGGAAATAGTTACATATGTCTTTTCGGCTATCTTCGCAATTGCAACAGGTGCGTTATTGTTTGCGGGACTAGAAATGGTTTTTGACTTTGGCAGCTTCCATACTGAATTGCTGGAAGATGTTTTAGACAAATCTTCTTCTACGGTTGCAGATGTTTTTTCGCTGATCACGGCGTTCCTAATTGTGGTTGGATTTTTAGGAGTTTCAATTTTTGTTAGAAGAATTGTCAGAAATCTTAAGCATGAAATTTATTTTACGGCTGATAATCTGAAAAATATTCGGTGGATTATGTGGGATACAGCAGCTTTTTTCTTCCTTGATTTATTGGCCAAAATTCTATTTAATATCATTCATCAGAAGAGTATGAACATTTCGTGGACAGAGCTGTTCGTCGTCGCGCTGGTATTTCTAGTCATCTATGTGATTTATTTAGTTTTCAAAAGAGGTGTTGAATTACAGGAGGATTCTGATAGTCTAATCTAA
- the lepA gene encoding translation elongation factor 4, with product MNQKYIRNFSIIAHIDHGKSTLADRIMELTHTIDKRDEKDQLLDDLKVEQEHGVTVKSRTVRNVYQAKDGHQYEYNFIDTPGHVDFSYEVSKSLAASDGAILLVDATQGVQAQTVANYRLAKKNHLAIIPVINKVDMPAANVEETEEQIRELDDDLIEAEILKISAKTGLGVEAVLEAIHTRIPAPKGDPKETLKALVFDSLYNPFLGIIAYVRIFEGTLKTDEQAILVAENVNIQTNEIGIFTPEMKQVDQLSVGDVGYVVTGLKDPQLVRVGDTLTLKDHPTKTPLQGYESAKSVVFAGFYPKNNDYQELKSALAKLVLNDPSLHYREELSDALGPGFRCGFLGMFHLQIIQERLKNEYGLEVLTTAPNVTYRIHLKKDGEVKEITNPTQFPYFNEIDYIEEPIVNATIEVPNDLMSAVMKLADQHKGELMDMDSSAKNAELIYQIPVSEVAYQFFNELKSVSHGYATLDTEDAGYQKADVVKVEVDINYSPIDALSFVVHRSDAARLTQELVHKLKYTVPRALYPMPAQAIVEGKALARVDIPPLRKNAAVSATKKSISKKQDLLRRQSVNKRQAVKNNVKLSQEVFNSILELKQ from the coding sequence ATGAATCAAAAATATATTCGCAATTTTTCGATTATTGCGCATATCGATCATGGAAAGTCGACTTTGGCTGATCGAATTATGGAGTTGACGCATACTATCGACAAGCGTGATGAAAAAGATCAGCTTTTAGACGATTTAAAGGTTGAGCAGGAACACGGAGTGACGGTTAAATCGCGCACGGTTCGCAACGTTTACCAAGCTAAAGACGGTCACCAGTATGAATATAATTTTATTGACACGCCTGGTCACGTCGACTTTTCCTATGAAGTTTCCAAAAGCCTTGCTGCCAGTGATGGAGCAATTTTGTTGGTCGATGCAACGCAGGGAGTGCAAGCTCAAACGGTTGCTAATTATCGCTTAGCTAAGAAAAATCATTTGGCGATCATTCCAGTCATCAATAAAGTTGATATGCCAGCGGCTAACGTCGAGGAAACCGAGGAACAGATTAGAGAATTGGACGATGATCTAATTGAAGCAGAAATCCTAAAAATTTCTGCGAAAACCGGGCTTGGAGTTGAAGCGGTTTTGGAAGCAATCCACACCAGAATTCCAGCTCCTAAAGGAGATCCCAAGGAGACATTGAAGGCGCTGGTTTTCGATTCGCTCTACAATCCATTTCTTGGCATAATTGCTTACGTGCGGATTTTTGAGGGCACCTTAAAAACGGACGAGCAAGCAATACTGGTGGCCGAAAATGTGAACATTCAAACCAATGAAATTGGCATCTTCACACCGGAAATGAAGCAAGTTGATCAGTTATCGGTAGGCGACGTTGGTTATGTTGTGACGGGGTTAAAAGATCCGCAGTTGGTGCGAGTGGGAGACACTTTGACGCTAAAAGATCATCCGACCAAAACGCCGCTTCAGGGCTATGAATCAGCTAAATCCGTGGTGTTTGCCGGATTTTATCCGAAGAATAATGATTACCAGGAATTGAAAAGTGCTTTAGCAAAATTAGTTCTGAATGATCCCTCACTTCATTATCGCGAAGAGCTCTCTGATGCTCTCGGACCAGGATTTCGTTGCGGATTCCTTGGCATGTTTCACCTCCAGATCATCCAGGAAAGATTGAAAAATGAGTACGGCTTAGAAGTTTTAACCACCGCCCCGAACGTAACTTATCGGATTCATTTGAAGAAAGACGGAGAAGTTAAGGAAATCACCAATCCAACGCAATTCCCGTATTTCAACGAAATTGATTACATCGAGGAACCGATAGTAAATGCAACAATTGAAGTCCCAAATGACCTCATGAGTGCCGTGATGAAGCTTGCTGACCAGCATAAGGGCGAACTCATGGACATGGATTCGAGTGCCAAAAACGCTGAACTAATTTATCAGATTCCCGTTTCAGAAGTGGCGTACCAATTTTTTAATGAACTCAAGTCGGTTTCTCACGGATATGCAACTTTGGATACCGAAGATGCGGGGTATCAGAAGGCTGATGTGGTGAAAGTTGAGGTCGATATCAACTATTCGCCAATCGATGCCCTGTCGTTTGTCGTTCATCGCTCAGATGCTGCCCGCCTCACCCAAGAGCTGGTTCATAAATTGAAATATACCGTTCCCCGCGCGCTTTATCCGATGCCCGCTCAGGCAATCGTGGAGGGTAAGGCACTCGCCCGCGTTGATATTCCGCCTTTAAGGAAAAATGCTGCCGTTAGTGCCACTAAAAAAAGTATTTCGAAGAAACAAGATTTACTGCGGCGCCAGAGCGTCAACAAGCGCCAGGCAGTCAAAAATAACGTCAAACTGTCACAAGAAGTCTTTAACTCAATCTTGGAATTGAAGCAATAA
- a CDS encoding TetR/AcrR family transcriptional regulator, with protein MTVGQFEGKESMYAQNEKQKELKTQQIAESALELFQNHSYFEITMAQIARSAGVAKGTLFNYYPTKESIFMDLLLHGYQEYFLAAHSQFDAQKISSLAELRQFLLDLTQDLIENRPVVVRLNALRGLVLEKNWIKDQTVREREKLYHITQSLNQAIAEKISTLTAQEVNQLFFAQSAIISGLMNLSGLDQFNHQQLKMEMKDFHVDLNRQAQEIYAAYLDGLLLRKGSL; from the coding sequence ATGACCGTTGGTCAATTTGAAGGTAAAGAGTCGATGTATGCACAAAATGAAAAACAAAAAGAATTAAAAACTCAACAAATTGCCGAATCCGCTTTGGAGCTTTTTCAAAATCATTCGTATTTTGAGATTACAATGGCTCAAATTGCCCGATCCGCGGGGGTCGCAAAGGGAACGCTGTTCAATTATTATCCCACCAAGGAAAGCATCTTTATGGATCTTTTGCTGCATGGCTATCAAGAATATTTCTTGGCAGCTCACAGTCAATTTGATGCCCAAAAGATTAGCAGTTTGGCAGAACTACGGCAATTCTTGTTAGATTTAACGCAAGATTTGATTGAAAATCGGCCTGTCGTCGTGCGCTTAAACGCTTTGCGGGGATTGGTTCTTGAGAAGAATTGGATCAAAGATCAAACCGTGCGGGAACGAGAAAAACTGTATCACATTACCCAGAGCCTGAATCAGGCGATTGCTGAAAAGATTTCAACTTTAACTGCACAGGAAGTTAATCAATTGTTTTTCGCCCAAAGTGCGATTATCAGCGGTTTAATGAACTTATCAGGATTGGATCAGTTTAATCATCAACAGCTGAAAATGGAAATGAAAGATTTTCATGTTGATTTGAATCGGCAAGCCCAGGAAATTTATGCTGCTTACTTAGACGGATTATTGCTTAGAAAGGGGAGTTTATAA